A window from Seriola aureovittata isolate HTS-2021-v1 ecotype China chromosome 14, ASM2101889v1, whole genome shotgun sequence encodes these proteins:
- the vwc2 gene encoding brorin, whose translation MLHFVAMTAEVLFVLGFLMSGAQCNPIATLPVSRERLERVLTQAREDKHQDKQAPEEPLGYGAQQRPEEINTLSPNRTVVSRTRPNLNSQAQGSKGGKSQELWSEQDSLNQIDEGPTSDVTLSLDAIDEYAYPDYRGKGCMDESGFVFAIGEQFTPGPSTCPCLCTDEGPLCTKPECPKVHPRCIKVDTSQCCPQCKEKKNYCEFRGKIYASLEEFKVSPCEKCRCEPSGEVLCSVAACPQTECVDPEYEPDQCCPICKSGPNCYADTAVIPAGREVKIDECTICYCTYEEGTWQIERQATCSKNECQRS comes from the exons ATGCTGCACTTCGTTGCCATGACAGCAGAAGTTCTCTTTGTTCTCGGGTTCCTGATGAGTGGCGCTCAGTGTAATCCTATAGCGACCTTACCAGTGAGCCGAGAACGTCTGGAAAGGGTGTTGACCCAAGCCAGGGAGGACAAACATCAGGACAAGCAGGCCCCAGAGGAGCCGCTGGGATATGGCGCTCAGCAGCGGCCAGAGGAAATCAATACTTTGAGCCCCAACAGGACTGTCGTGAGCCGCACCAGGCCAAACCTCAACTCCCAGGCACAGGGATCTAAGGGCGGGAAGTCCCAGGAGCTGTGGAGCGAACAGGACAGCCTGAACCAAATAGACGAGGGCCCCACTAGTGACGTCACCCTCTCCCTGGACGCCATCGACGAGTACGCCTACCCAGACTACAGAGGCAAAGGCTGTATGGACGAGAGCGGCTTTGTGTTCGCCATCGGAGAGCAGTTCACCCCGGGCCCCTCGACGTGCCCTTGCCTCTGCACAGACGAGGGCCCTCTGTGCACCAAGCCAGAATGTCCCAAGGTTCACCCTCGCTGCATTAAAGTGGACACTAGCCAATGCTGCCCACagtgcaaagagaaaaagaactACTGCGAGTTTCGGGGCAAGATCTACGCCTCGCTTGAAGAGTTTAAG GTGTCTCCATGTGAGAAGTGCCGGTGTGAGCCAAGTGGGGAGGTGTTGTGTTCGGTGGCGGCTTGCCCTCAGACAGAGTGCGTGGACCCGGAGTACGAGCCGGATCAGTGCTGTCCCATCTGCAAGAGCG GGCCAAATTGCTACGCGGACACGGCAGTCATACCGGCCGGCCGAGAGGTGAAGATTGATGAGTGCACAATCTGCTACTGCACATACGAGGAGGGTACATGGCAGATTGAGCGTCAGGCCACCTGCAGTAAGAATGAGTGCCAGCGGAGCTAG